A window of Tripterygium wilfordii isolate XIE 37 chromosome 7, ASM1340144v1, whole genome shotgun sequence contains these coding sequences:
- the LOC120003013 gene encoding uncharacterized protein LOC120003013, with product MNHCAIQRNACAIREDYRGSVASVVCPKPRRLGLLNGSGTDHHPVRSLRWQLSHQVELCDSTSGNDVLDVILTKGGYDVELPSPTQVVLSPPYFCGSPPSRVANPLIQDARFGDEKIIPFSPLSPIAPPSGQSSPSSARNGGCIRANFGSKPVVRIEGFDCLDRDRRNCSIPALA from the exons ATGAATCATTGTGCGATCCAACGGAACGCCTGTGCAATCCGCGAGGACTACCGGGGCTCCGTGGCATCCGTTGTGTGTCCTAAACCGCGTCGTCTAGGTCTTCTAAACGGGAGTGGTACCGACCACCATCCTGTCAGGTCCCTCAGATGGCAGCTCAG CCATCAAGTGGAGCTTTGCGATTCCACATCAGgaaatgatgttttggatgTCATCCTTACAAAG GGTGGCTATGATGTGGAACTGCCTTCACCAACACAAGTAGTCTTGTCGCCCCCATATTTTTGTGGGTCTCCGCCAAGCAGAGTAGCTAACCCATTAATACAAGATGCTCGATTTGGGGATGAAAAGATCATCCCATTCTCTCCGTTGTCACCGATTGCACCTCCATCCGGACAGTCTTCTCCATCATCTGCAAGGAATGGAGGCTGCATTCGGGCAAATTTTGGAAGCAAGCCAGTGGTGAGAATCGAGGGGTTTGATTGCCTGGACAGGGATAGGCGAAATTGCAGTATCCCTGCACTTGCTTAG